A region of Streptomyces sp. NBC_01788 DNA encodes the following proteins:
- a CDS encoding AIM24 family protein: MTFREINSKMVEAPVVPGRRLFSQRGAMLAYRGDVAFTPNIQGGQGGLMSMIGRRVAGEATPLMTVEGNGTVLFGHGGHHVHVIEMTGDTLYVEADRLLAFEGTLQQGTMFMGSQGGVMGLVRGQATGQGLFTTTLQGHGSVAVMAHGGVFEVPVTPQRPVHVDPQAYVAHHGDIRNKLSTALGWREMVGRGSGEGFQLELSGNGTVYVQASEEKL, encoded by the coding sequence ATGACCTTCCGGGAGATCAACTCGAAGATGGTCGAGGCGCCGGTCGTGCCCGGCCGGCGCCTGTTCAGTCAGCGCGGCGCGATGCTCGCCTACCGGGGCGACGTGGCGTTCACGCCCAACATCCAGGGCGGTCAGGGCGGCCTGATGTCGATGATCGGGCGCCGGGTGGCGGGCGAGGCGACCCCGCTGATGACCGTGGAGGGCAACGGAACGGTGCTCTTCGGGCACGGCGGCCACCATGTGCACGTGATCGAGATGACGGGCGACACGCTGTACGTGGAGGCGGACCGCCTGCTCGCCTTCGAGGGCACGCTCCAGCAGGGCACGATGTTCATGGGCTCGCAGGGCGGGGTCATGGGTCTGGTGCGGGGCCAGGCGACGGGCCAGGGACTGTTCACGACGACCCTCCAGGGACACGGCTCGGTGGCGGTGATGGCGCACGGCGGCGTCTTCGAGGTGCCGGTCACCCCGCAGCGCCCCGTCCACGTCGACCCGCAGGCCTACGTCGCCCACCACGGCGACATCCGCAACAAGCTGTCCACCGCGCTGGGCTGGCGCGAGATGGTGGGACGCGGCTCCGGCGAGGGCTTCCAGCTGGAGTTGAGCGGCAACGGCACGGTGTACGTCCAGGCCTCGGAGGAGAAGCTGTGA
- a CDS encoding AIM24 family protein: MFRLQDSRVLAVDMTGDAVKAKNGSMVAYDGQMAFKRLTGGGEGLRGMVTRRLTGEQMTVMEVRGQGTCWFADRAAEINLVTLQGDKLYVESSNLLATDAGLRTGTTFTGLRGASQGNGLFTTTVEGHGQAAIMSDGPAVVLRVSPQYPLIVDPGAYVAHQGNVRQSFQSGVTFRTFLGEGGGEAFQIRFEGDGLVYVQPSERNTIAGDL; this comes from the coding sequence ATGTTCCGACTTCAAGACAGCAGGGTGCTGGCCGTCGACATGACCGGGGACGCCGTGAAGGCGAAGAACGGCTCGATGGTCGCGTACGACGGGCAGATGGCCTTCAAGAGGCTGACCGGGGGCGGCGAGGGGCTGCGCGGCATGGTGACCCGGCGGCTCACCGGCGAGCAGATGACGGTGATGGAGGTGCGGGGGCAGGGAACGTGCTGGTTCGCGGACCGGGCGGCCGAGATCAATCTGGTCACGCTCCAGGGGGACAAGCTGTACGTCGAGTCGAGCAACCTGCTCGCGACGGACGCGGGGCTGCGCACCGGGACGACGTTCACCGGGCTGCGCGGCGCCTCGCAGGGCAACGGACTGTTCACGACCACGGTCGAGGGGCACGGGCAGGCGGCGATCATGTCGGACGGGCCGGCGGTGGTGCTCCGGGTCAGCCCGCAGTACCCGCTGATCGTCGACCCCGGCGCCTATGTCGCGCACCAGGGGAACGTCCGGCAGTCCTTCCAGTCCGGGGTGACCTTCCGCACGTTCCTCGGGGAGGGCGGCGGGGAGGCCTTCCAGATCCGGTTCGAGGGTGACGGGCTGGTGTACGTCCAGCCGAGCGAGCGGAACACGATCGCGGGGGACCTGTGA